The following proteins come from a genomic window of Larimichthys crocea isolate SSNF chromosome III, L_crocea_2.0, whole genome shotgun sequence:
- the tmem254 gene encoding transmembrane protein 254 → MARSDGCDYFHRTSLFWIVAVTFGMGFYTCIVFVPEKIPYQSLRQFGTFCRYLVDNYAGIMYKGWLAAWAIHLFEAVVAWRVCSNKGINNTAIRCLWFVQTFLFGFASLGLLLKYNPERRKQH, encoded by the exons atggCTCGGAGTGATGGCTGCGATTATTTCCACAGGACCAGCCTGTTCTGGATCGTCGCCGTGACCTTCGGGATGGGATTTTACACT tgcaTCGTGTTTGTGCCAGAAAAAATCCCATATCAGAGCCTCAGGCAGTTTGGCACCTTCTGCAGATACCTCGTGGATAACTATGCTGGCATCATGTACAAAGG GTGGTTGGCTGCCTGGGCTATCCATCTTTTTGAGGCTGTTGTTGCATGGAGGGTGTGCAG CAACAAAGGCATCAACAACACAGCCATCCGCTGCCTGTGGTTTGTCCAGACCTTTCTGTTTGGCTTCGCTTCCCTTGGACTACTCCTCAAGTACAACCCAGAGCGCCGCAAACAGCATTGA
- the mxtx1 gene encoding mix-type homeobox gene 1 encodes MWKDSSNDDARPVAPSGGSSRSASRRKRTSFSKEHVELLRATFETDPYPGISLRESLSQTTGLPESRIQVWFQNRRARTLKCKGAKKALWQSDSPVHDALPPSHAVASWGQQLDSVHLPPQGPPPAYPTQVKEELEEACYYGQRPPAYSTNDEHRHHGSIYGFQGRQLGGSSSPPLRGFWSQPGRQTSPVPSLWCHSPQEMQSYGSNSSQAAFIYPGSAEQQMYMPCSTSHSSTPDTPDSGYWDASLESSPPLEGQYSQLEDSWSGAALEGCGESRHTAAVQHAPLPELSLQEILGELDEDWLGGEGLDSQVTGDKMAFC; translated from the exons ATGTGGAAAGACTCCAGCAATG ATGATGCCAGGCCCGTGGCCCCCAGCGGCGGCTCCTCTCGCAGTGCCAGTCGCAGGAAGAGGACCAGCTTCTCCAAAGAACATGTGGAGCTCCTGCGTGCCACCTTTGAGACTGACCCTTACCCGGGAATCAGCCTCAGAGAGAGTCTGTCCCAGACCACAGGCCTGCCAGAGTCACGCATCCAG GTGTGGTTTCAGAACAGAAGAGCTCGCACCCTGAAGTGCAAAGGAGCCAAGAAAGCGCTGTGGCAGTCTGACAGCCCAGTCCACGATGCTCTACCTCCATCTCATGCTGTAGCCAGCTGGGGCCAACAGCTCGACTCAGTCCATCTGCCGCCTCAGGGGCCTCCACCAGCCTACCCAACTCAGGtgaaggaggagctggaggaagccTGCTACTATGGACAGAGACCTCCAGCTTACTCCACCAATGACGAGCACAGACACCACGGCTCCATATATGGGTTCCAGGGAAGACAGCTAGGAGGCAGCTCCAGTCCACCTTTGAGGGGCTTCTGGTCCCAACCAGGCAGGCAAACCTCCCCTGTCCCATCTCTGTGGTGTCACTCTCCCCAGGAGATGCAAAGCTACGGCTCCAACTCCAGCCAGGCCGCCTTCATATACCCAGGCTCAGCAGAACAGCAGATGTACATGCCATGCTCCACGTCCCACTCATCAACTCCAGACACCCCTGATTCCGGATACTGGGATGCCAGTCTGGAGAGCAGCCCACCACTAGAGGGTCAGTACTCACAGCTGGAGGATTCGTGGAGCGGGGCTGCTCTGGAAGGCTGCGGGGAGTCCAGACACACAGCGGCGGTCCAGCACGCCCCTCTGCCTGAGCTGTCCTTGCAGGAGATTCTGGGAGAGCTGGATGAAGACTGGCTGGGGGGAGAGGGACTGGACAGCCAAGTTACTGGGGACAAGATGGCTTTCTGCTAA